One genomic segment of Streptomyces liangshanensis includes these proteins:
- a CDS encoding AlbA family DNA-binding domain-containing protein yields the protein MANWSRDTTGLILIGVADKPSAAHRSTELFGVTPVEIHGQHVVGTEEQVSHLGYTIDSWWLKWQEKIKSAPVDSDFSADLVHSFSPLVCDGKVLWILKPRSLGKPISYKNRFFVRVGASTHEMETDDFLSHISRNF from the coding sequence ATGGCAAACTGGAGTCGCGATACAACCGGTCTTATTCTGATCGGGGTCGCAGACAAGCCTTCGGCGGCACATCGATCGACTGAACTCTTCGGCGTGACTCCGGTCGAAATTCATGGGCAGCATGTGGTGGGTACCGAAGAGCAGGTTTCTCACCTGGGTTACACCATCGACTCCTGGTGGCTCAAATGGCAGGAAAAGATTAAGTCTGCCCCAGTTGACTCAGACTTCTCGGCCGATCTCGTGCACAGCTTTAGCCCACTAGTCTGCGACGGAAAAGTCCTCTGGATTTTGAAGCCTCGATCACTCGGCAAGCCCATCTCATACAAGAACAGGTTCTTCGTGAGAGTCGGCGCTTCAACGCACGAAATGGAAACTGACGATTTCCTCTCCCACATCTCTCGGAACTTCTGA